DNA sequence from the Trichocoleus desertorum ATA4-8-CV12 genome:
CTGGACGATGAAAACTTACAAATCCGCTCAATGGCTGTGTTTGCCTTAGGTGTCAAGCCTACCGAAGAGTGCTACCCCATTTTGATTCGCTTATTAGAGAACGACCCAGATTATGGCATTCGGGCTGATGCTGCGGGAGCTTTGGGTTACTTAGCCGATCCGCGTGCGTTGGAGCCGTTGTCTCGAGCTTTTTATGAAGATACAGATTGGTTGGTGCGCTTTAGTGCAGCGGTCTCTTTGGGTAACTTGAAGGACCACCGAGCTTATGATGTGTTGGTTCAGGCGCTAGATAGCAGTGAAATTGTTGTACAACAAGCGGCGATCGCGGCTCTAGGTGAGATTAAAGCCGTAGAGGCAGTAGACAAGATTCTGCGTTTTGCCCAGTCGGAGGATTGGCTGGTGCGCCAACGCCTAGCTGAAGCTTTGGGCCATCTTCCGAGTCCTAAAAGTGTCTCAGCTTTGAAGTTTTTAGAGAAAGACGGCCATCCCCACGTTTCAGAATCGGCTAGAATTTCTCTCCAACGTTTATCCGAACAAATAGAAGCTGCCGAATAAAGTTTGTTAATGATAAGACCTGTCTGGCTTTAAATCAGGCAGGTTTTTTGTTGCCCGCACATTTACAGCTAAAGCGGAGCACCCCTAAGCGGTGCCCCTAGCTCAGTGTACGGAGGCCATCTCTAGGTTGAATTACACTTCCTTGATGCTTTTAACGCTTTTACTCCCCAGTCCATAAAGACTCTAAAAAGTTTGTTCTCAAGGCGCTTCCAGTGCTTTCGGCTTTGATAGAGTCGAATTACGGTTAGGGAACTCAAAGGTAGCTTTTTTGACACAGTTAAGCGCAAAAACACGGGGACAAACGTAATGCTAGTTTCTAATTCATGGTGGTTTAAATTTCCGATCGCCCTTAGTCTGACCGCAGCGATCGCAGCATCTGCTTACGGTTTTGGTGTCGCCAACAAGGCACCTGCTAGCAAGATCCAAGCGGTTGATTTATTAGAACAAGGCTTTTCGTTACGAGCCGCAGGTCAACTGCCTGAAGCTTTGGTAGCTTTTGATCAAGCCATTGAGATCAAGCCGAACTACGCTGAAGCCTACACGGCCAAAGGAGCCTTACTCGCAAAGCAAGGCAAAAACTCCGAAGCGATCGTTGCCTTTGGTCAAGCAATTGAAGCCGATCCACAGTTGTCCGCTCCTTACTTAGGCTGGAGCCAGGTGTTGATTCAGGAGGGCAAATTTATGGAAGCTAAAGTAGTGCTCAGCCAAGCCCGCAGCACCCTGAAACAACAAAGTGACACTCAGCAAGCTGGAGTCGTAAATCACTTAATGCCCAGCTTCTAAATGACCCAACTAGCCTCAGCCTTTTTTCAAACTCTAACTTTACTCAAAGTGCAATAGTCCTTGATCACCATCTAAGGTAACGAGTCTACCCACTGGCAATGCCGCATTAGGGCCATCGTGACCAAAGGGCAAGCCAGAAACAATGGGAATGTTGAGGTCGCTGAGGCGATCGCGCAATACCTCTTCGACGCTAAAGCTGGGCACATTGACAGGCGGTTGGCACTGGCTAAATCGCCCCAATGCGATCGCCCGCACTGCTTGGAATGCTCCGCTTAAGCGCCACTGCGTCAGCATGCGGTCAATTCGGTAGGGTGCTTCCGAGACATCCTCGAAGGCTAAGATGACACCTTCTAGCTGTGGTTGATGCGGTGTGTGCAGCAAGTGAGTGGCAACCGTCAAATTAGCAGGCAGCAGAATGCCTCTGGCTTGTCCGCCTCCCCAGCCTTGGCCTTGTAGCGGAGCCAGAGAATTACGTCCTTCCACCCAGCTAAATAGGCGCTCAATTGACCAATCTGGCTCAGCGGCCAGTGTCGTCAGTAAAGGGCCATGAACCCCAGAAACTTCTTGCTGACTCAGGCTCCACAGCAAGCTGGTGATGTCAGAAAAACCGACCAACCATTTCGGCGGTGTCGGCGGCCAGTGCCAATTTTCTAGAAGGCGCGCCCCTCCATACCCCCCTCTAGCACAGAGAATGCCTTGGCAATCTGGATCTTTTAACGCAATTTCTAGCTGCTGGCGACGGCTAGGATCATCCCCTGCCAAATATCCCCACCGATGATCAAATCCTGGGGTAAGTTCTACCGCATAGCCACGCGATCGCCAAATTTCTACCCCTTGCTGAAAGGCCTGCAATTCTCGCAAGGTGCCGCTAGGGGCAATTACGCGCAAGCGATCGCCAGGCTTGAGGAAAGGCGGAAGTTGGCAGTTCATGCTGGCCTCAAAATATCTGCAAACCATTCTTCCATGCGATCGCCCATTGCCGCTTGCGAAAACTCTGCCTCAGCTTGTTGGCGACAGGCCGCCCGATCGATCTGGTCAATCTTGGCGATCGCTGCCACTAAACCAGGAACACTATCGGGTTCCACCAGCCAACCCGTTCTGCCATCTTTGACTATTTCTGTTGGCCCCCCCCGCCGATAGGCAATCACCGGAACACCACAAGCTAACGCTTCAATCGCCACATTGCCAAAAGCCTCTATCCAGCGCGGTGTCACTAACAAAGCGCGACACTGCCGTAATACTTGCTGCAACTCAGTGGTGGGTAGAAAACCCAAGTATTCAACGGGAGCCTTGGGGTAGCTTTGGCAGAGTTGTTGCCAATAAGCAGAGTCTTGCATTGCGCCCAAAATCTTCAGCGGTATGCCTGTCTCTTGAGCCGCCGCGATCGCATCTTCCAAACCTTTTTCGGGAGCAATTCGCCCCACCCACCCTAGCCAAGCTTGAGGTTCTGCACAGAATTGATACAGAGACAAATCGAACCCATTGCCTAAACAACGGCACTCTGCGGCGAAGGGAAACGTGGCTGCTTGAGCTTGGCTATGGACTCCGATAGTGTGGGGAAATTGTCGCGCTACTTGTGCAATGATTTGGTCCATCGCATTGGTCAGCGAACCCATACTCACCAGATGCGCGATCGGACGTGGGAAAAACGGAGTTAAGTAAAAAGGCAACCAATCGTAGGCAAAGTTCACCAACAAGTCGTAGTCTGCGGCAACTTGAAGAGCATAATTCCACATATTGGCTAGCACCGCCTCACCTGGCATCACGATGGGGTCAGTTCTCAACTGAGTTTGAGCAGTCGTCTGCAACTCCCCTGCAATTTCGATGATGGGCAATGACCCCAAGCAAGAACCTGTAGGCGCAAGAATCTGTAATGAGTGGCCCCGACTTATCAGTTCTTGAGCAATGTTGTACAACGTTAGCTCAACCCCACCTCCTAAGCCAGACCCTAAAGGCCCCACGGAGGTAGAAACCAACAAAAGCTTGAGCGGGCTATCCAGTGAAGTAGTTGCACCCATTGAGTACTGATGAAAAGAACAAATTGATTCTGGTCAGATCGTCCTAGTCAGATTGTCGGGCCAGATTGTCAAAGAACCTTTATGACTCAGAGATATTCTCAGGTAAAATTTCTGGTGGACTCACAGCATTTTTCAGGGCTGGGACGCCTTCCACATTCGCAAGCGTCTTAATCCGATTTACTTGATTGAGTGCCCAACGGGCCGTTTCTTGCACCTCTGCATCCGGGTCCTCTGTTGCATGACGCAGAAGTTGGCTAATTTGACCCACTAAATCGTAAATTCGCGTGATGTCTCGGATGGCATTTTTCCGCACTTCTGGATTTTCATCCTGCAAAGAAATTGCTAAAGCCCGGTTCATTGGCTTCAGGGTTCGCACCCCAATCTCTGATAAGGAAGCGAGGATTAAGCTGCGCTGCTTGGAGTCGGAATCCATCATCAAATCAACGAGTGGCTGCACCG
Encoded proteins:
- a CDS encoding HEAT repeat domain-containing protein, with product MTPSHLEQIASQLESENSRDRMLALASLRGVSAVDAVPLIKKVLDDENLQIRSMAVFALGVKPTEECYPILIRLLENDPDYGIRADAAGALGYLADPRALEPLSRAFYEDTDWLVRFSAAVSLGNLKDHRAYDVLVQALDSSEIVVQQAAIAALGEIKAVEAVDKILRFAQSEDWLVRQRLAEALGHLPSPKSVSALKFLEKDGHPHVSESARISLQRLSEQIEAAE
- a CDS encoding tetratricopeptide repeat protein, coding for MLVSNSWWFKFPIALSLTAAIAASAYGFGVANKAPASKIQAVDLLEQGFSLRAAGQLPEALVAFDQAIEIKPNYAEAYTAKGALLAKQGKNSEAIVAFGQAIEADPQLSAPYLGWSQVLIQEGKFMEAKVVLSQARSTLKQQSDTQQAGVVNHLMPSF
- a CDS encoding LD-carboxypeptidase, with protein sequence MNCQLPPFLKPGDRLRVIAPSGTLRELQAFQQGVEIWRSRGYAVELTPGFDHRWGYLAGDDPSRRQQLEIALKDPDCQGILCARGGYGGARLLENWHWPPTPPKWLVGFSDITSLLWSLSQQEVSGVHGPLLTTLAAEPDWSIERLFSWVEGRNSLAPLQGQGWGGGQARGILLPANLTVATHLLHTPHQPQLEGVILAFEDVSEAPYRIDRMLTQWRLSGAFQAVRAIALGRFSQCQPPVNVPSFSVEEVLRDRLSDLNIPIVSGLPFGHDGPNAALPVGRLVTLDGDQGLLHFE
- a CDS encoding glycosyltransferase family 4 protein is translated as MGATTSLDSPLKLLLVSTSVGPLGSGLGGGVELTLYNIAQELISRGHSLQILAPTGSCLGSLPIIEIAGELQTTAQTQLRTDPIVMPGEAVLANMWNYALQVAADYDLLVNFAYDWLPFYLTPFFPRPIAHLVSMGSLTNAMDQIIAQVARQFPHTIGVHSQAQAATFPFAAECRCLGNGFDLSLYQFCAEPQAWLGWVGRIAPEKGLEDAIAAAQETGIPLKILGAMQDSAYWQQLCQSYPKAPVEYLGFLPTTELQQVLRQCRALLVTPRWIEAFGNVAIEALACGVPVIAYRRGGPTEIVKDGRTGWLVEPDSVPGLVAAIAKIDQIDRAACRQQAEAEFSQAAMGDRMEEWFADILRPA